One Defluviimonas sp. SAOS-178_SWC DNA window includes the following coding sequences:
- a CDS encoding acyl-CoA dehydrogenase: MPYRAPLADIRFILDEVVPLATVAATERFAEAVPDLAEAVLTEAAKLCDTVMAPVQRAGDLTPAKLENGVVRASPGFGEAFKAIAEGGWVAVSAPVEHGGMGLPQTLNMAINDMMSGACLALQLNPLLTQGQIEALDHHATDDLKALYMPKLISGDWAGTMNLTESQAGSDVGALRTKAEPNGDGTYAISGQKIFISWGDSDVTGNICHLVLARLPGAAAGTKGISLFLVPKFIPDADGNPGVRNGVNVVSLEHKLGLHGSPTCVMEYDKAKGWLVGEEHKGMAAMFTMMNNARLGVAMQGIGVAEAACQAAVDYAAERKQMGAIIDHADVRRMLVTMKAEVFAARCIALACATATDMTTATGEDDWRARAAFLTPIAKAYGTDTGIAVSEMAMQVYGGMGYVEETGVAQFYRDVRVTAIYEGTNGIQAMDLVGRKMADGGEAAYRILEEIEAGAEAARGTLPQLAGDVWSAAETLRETTEWLVGQGAQDRFAGAVAYLRAFARVLGAHYHLRAAMAEGGDGPRTALARVYIRRLLPLYAAHLAEAREGAEGVFALTPEALVS; the protein is encoded by the coding sequence ATGCCCTATCGCGCCCCGCTTGCAGATATTCGGTTCATTCTCGACGAGGTCGTTCCGCTTGCGACCGTCGCCGCGACCGAACGGTTTGCCGAGGCGGTGCCGGATCTGGCCGAGGCGGTGCTGACCGAGGCGGCGAAGCTTTGCGACACGGTCATGGCGCCGGTGCAGCGCGCGGGCGACCTGACGCCGGCGAAGCTGGAAAACGGCGTGGTCCGCGCCTCTCCCGGCTTTGGCGAGGCGTTCAAGGCCATCGCCGAGGGTGGTTGGGTCGCCGTTTCGGCCCCGGTTGAGCATGGCGGCATGGGCCTGCCGCAGACACTGAACATGGCGATCAACGACATGATGTCGGGAGCCTGCCTCGCTTTGCAGCTCAATCCGCTGCTGACCCAGGGCCAGATCGAGGCGCTCGATCACCATGCGACCGATGATCTGAAAGCACTCTACATGCCGAAGCTGATTTCCGGCGATTGGGCGGGCACGATGAACCTGACCGAATCGCAGGCCGGCAGCGATGTCGGCGCGCTGCGCACGAAGGCCGAGCCGAACGGCGACGGCACCTATGCGATCTCGGGCCAGAAGATCTTCATCTCCTGGGGCGACAGCGACGTGACCGGGAATATCTGCCACCTCGTCCTTGCGCGCCTGCCGGGCGCGGCGGCCGGCACCAAGGGGATCAGCCTCTTCCTCGTGCCGAAATTCATCCCTGACGCGGATGGCAACCCCGGTGTCCGCAATGGCGTCAATGTCGTCAGCCTCGAACACAAGCTCGGCCTGCACGGCTCGCCCACCTGCGTGATGGAATACGACAAGGCCAAGGGCTGGCTCGTCGGCGAGGAGCACAAGGGCATGGCGGCGATGTTCACGATGATGAACAACGCCCGTCTTGGCGTGGCGATGCAGGGCATCGGCGTGGCCGAGGCGGCCTGTCAGGCGGCGGTGGACTATGCGGCCGAGCGCAAGCAGATGGGCGCGATCATCGACCATGCCGATGTGCGCCGGATGCTCGTGACGATGAAGGCCGAGGTCTTCGCAGCCCGCTGCATCGCGCTGGCCTGTGCCACCGCAACCGACATGACGACGGCGACCGGAGAGGACGACTGGCGCGCGCGCGCCGCATTCCTCACGCCGATCGCCAAGGCCTATGGCACCGACACCGGCATCGCGGTGTCCGAGATGGCGATGCAGGTTTACGGCGGCATGGGCTATGTCGAGGAAACCGGCGTCGCGCAGTTTTACCGCGATGTCCGCGTGACGGCGATCTACGAGGGCACCAACGGCATCCAGGCGATGGACCTTGTCGGCCGCAAGATGGCCGATGGCGGCGAGGCCGCCTACCGTATCCTCGAAGAGATCGAAGCCGGGGCCGAGGCAGCGCGCGGCACCCTTCCGCAGCTTGCCGGCGATGTCTGGTCGGCGGCGGAGACGTTGCGCGAAACGACGGAATGGCTGGTCGGGCAGGGCGCTCAGGACAGGTTCGCGGGGGCGGTTGCCTATCTGCGCGCCTTCGCCCGCGTCCTTGGTGCGCATTACCATCTGCGCGCCGCGATGGCCGAAGGCGGCGACGGGCCGCGTACGGCCTTGGCCCGGGTTTACATCCGCCGCCTTCTACCGCTCTACGCCGCCCATCTGGCGGAGGCACGCGAAGGGGCCGAGGGTGTCTTTGCGCTGACACCCGAGGCGCTGGTCTCGTGA
- a CDS encoding MBL fold metallo-hydrolase, translating into MKDAPVDTAGAGGGIRYPHATAPEPGEAVEVAEGVLWLRLPLPMALDHVNVYALNDGDGWTLVDTGLDTRRARELWAAILTGPLAGKSVRRVVVTHYHPDHIGLAGWFQTWGAELVTTRTSWLFARMLVLDEQPVPVTETLEFWRRAGMDPALFAKRAAERPFNFCDTVSPLPLGYTRIGEGDRLRIGGRDWVVRIGHGHAPEHATLWEDGGDLVLGGDQLLPSISANLGVYATEPDADPVRDWIDSCGAFRPHARDGQLVLPGHKLPFTGLPLRLNQMIENHTGALVRLEAHLARPRTAAECFPPLFKRPIGEAEYGLALVEAVAHLNHLLHRGRVARERREDGAWLWRTTS; encoded by the coding sequence GTGAAGGACGCGCCGGTCGACACGGCGGGGGCGGGGGGCGGCATCCGCTATCCCCATGCCACCGCTCCGGAACCCGGCGAGGCGGTCGAAGTCGCGGAGGGTGTCCTCTGGCTGCGCCTGCCGCTGCCGATGGCGCTCGACCACGTCAATGTCTATGCGCTAAACGATGGCGACGGCTGGACGCTCGTTGATACCGGGCTCGACACCCGGCGGGCGCGGGAGTTGTGGGCGGCGATTCTGACTGGCCCGCTCGCCGGAAAGTCGGTGCGGCGGGTCGTCGTGACGCATTACCATCCCGACCATATCGGTCTCGCCGGCTGGTTTCAGACGTGGGGCGCGGAACTTGTGACGACGCGCACCTCGTGGCTTTTCGCGCGGATGCTGGTCCTGGACGAGCAGCCGGTGCCGGTGACGGAGACGCTCGAATTCTGGCGCCGCGCCGGGATGGACCCCGCGCTTTTCGCCAAGCGCGCGGCCGAGCGGCCGTTCAACTTCTGCGATACCGTGTCCCCCCTGCCGCTCGGCTATACCCGGATCGGCGAGGGCGACCGCCTTCGCATCGGTGGGCGCGACTGGGTGGTGCGGATCGGCCACGGCCACGCGCCCGAACACGCGACCCTCTGGGAGGATGGTGGCGATCTGGTTCTGGGGGGCGATCAGCTCCTGCCCTCGATCTCGGCCAATCTCGGTGTCTACGCGACCGAACCGGACGCGGACCCGGTGCGGGACTGGATCGACAGCTGCGGGGCGTTCCGGCCCCATGCGCGCGACGGCCAATTGGTCCTGCCCGGCCACAAGCTGCCATTCACGGGCCTTCCGCTGCGGCTGAACCAGATGATCGAGAACCATACCGGCGCGCTCGTCCGGCTTGAGGCGCATCTGGCCCGGCCGCGCACGGCGGCGGAGTGTTTCCCGCCGCTCTTCAAGCGGCCGATCGGCGAGGCGGAATACGGCCTTGCGCTGGTCGAGGCGGTTGCGCATCTCAACCATCTTCTCCATCGTGGCCGGGTGGCGCGCGAGCGCCGGGAGGATGGAGCCTGGCTTTGGCGGACGACGAGTTGA
- a CDS encoding DUF6173 family protein — MTDLIHTSAEVHEASAMPCARVIHADPDAPRTAELEPLPEGISGEPIEAKSPAQWAYERLILYIKNFESQLDNEHEVAMGFTGGDAGVLRIEGIGYFDPDIVTFYGRDEDGARTQLIQHVSQLSVMLRAMPKAPEVEEPRRIGFRLAADLDRK, encoded by the coding sequence TTGACCGATCTGATCCACACCTCGGCCGAGGTTCACGAGGCCTCCGCGATGCCTTGCGCGCGCGTCATCCATGCCGATCCCGACGCGCCGCGCACGGCAGAGTTGGAGCCGCTGCCCGAAGGCATCTCGGGCGAGCCGATCGAGGCGAAAAGCCCGGCGCAGTGGGCCTATGAACGGCTGATCCTCTACATCAAGAATTTCGAAAGCCAGCTCGACAACGAACACGAGGTGGCAATGGGGTTCACCGGGGGTGATGCCGGTGTCTTGCGGATCGAGGGGATCGGATATTTCGATCCCGACATCGTCACCTTCTATGGCCGCGACGAGGACGGCGCCCGCACCCAGCTGATCCAGCATGTGTCGCAACTCTCTGTCATGCTGCGGGCGATGCCGAAAGCGCCGGAAGTGGAGGAGCCGCGTCGGATCGGTTTCCGGCTGGCCGCCGATCTCGACCGCAAGTGA
- a CDS encoding aa3-type cytochrome c oxidase subunit IV: MAEHKHGSMDIKVQEKTFEGFVRMATWGAVIAIGILIFMALANA, translated from the coding sequence ATGGCGGAACACAAGCATGGAAGCATGGACATCAAGGTCCAGGAAAAGACCTTCGAGGGCTTCGTCCGCATGGCGACCTGGGGTGCCGTCATCGCGATAGGCATCCTGATCTTCATGGCGCTCGCCAACGCCTAA
- the greA gene encoding transcription elongation factor GreA, whose translation MEKVPMTRAGHAALDQELKSLKTVERPAVIKAIAEAREHGDLSENAEYHAARERQSFVEGRIKEIEALLSRAEVIDPAKLSGAIKFGATVTLVDEDTDEEKTYQIVGEAEADIEAGLLNIRSPLARALIGKDEGDSVEVRTPGGEKGYEVLSVRYI comes from the coding sequence ATGGAAAAAGTACCGATGACCCGCGCCGGCCATGCCGCGCTCGACCAGGAATTGAAATCCCTGAAGACGGTGGAACGTCCGGCCGTGATCAAGGCTATCGCCGAGGCCCGCGAACACGGCGACCTGTCGGAAAACGCCGAGTACCACGCCGCGCGCGAGCGCCAGAGCTTCGTGGAGGGGCGAATCAAGGAGATCGAGGCGCTTCTGTCGCGGGCCGAGGTCATCGACCCGGCGAAGCTCTCCGGTGCCATCAAGTTCGGCGCGACGGTAACCCTCGTCGACGAGGACACCGATGAGGAAAAGACCTACCAGATCGTTGGCGAGGCCGAGGCCGACATCGAGGCCGGATTGCTCAATATCCGCTCACCCCTCGCCCGGGCTCTGATCGGCAAGGACGAAGGCGACAGCGTCGAGGTGCGCACACCCGGCGGCGAGAAGGGTTATGAAGTGCTGAGCGTTCGCTACATCTGA
- a CDS encoding phosphatase PAP2 family protein, producing MKLFFRLTLIYMAISVSITALSRDVGIELAADAGIATLAFASLLRDAGSLAFPVIAIVPFVIGWRNFAANLDNIAYALLGTVIFQAAFSFVKSTIPFIVPFYADRYLADFDRWLHGGTDPWVFAHAWAPAIPIERLLNVYMTVWTLAAIGFIVAVAMTDRDRQRVVRFLVLFFLAWVFLGNVLAVAFSSVGPVFYDQLLGGDRFAALAAALAEPPFAGSQISTAQGYLWAAYSESGMALGSGISAFPSVHLGVATMTALYMGERSRWLILPGVAFVATILFMSVYTGYHYAVDGYFSILFMLGLWAMLRRVQNAEARWNWEGFSIRPRQLRTDP from the coding sequence TTGAAGCTGTTTTTCCGACTGACACTGATCTACATGGCGATTTCCGTTTCGATTACGGCCCTGTCACGGGACGTCGGAATCGAGCTTGCCGCGGATGCCGGAATTGCGACGCTGGCCTTCGCCTCGCTACTGAGGGATGCTGGGTCCCTTGCATTCCCGGTCATCGCGATTGTGCCTTTCGTTATTGGCTGGCGAAACTTCGCGGCGAATCTCGACAACATCGCCTACGCATTGCTGGGCACGGTGATATTCCAGGCCGCCTTCTCGTTCGTGAAGTCGACGATTCCCTTCATCGTGCCGTTCTACGCAGATCGTTACCTCGCAGATTTCGACCGTTGGCTGCATGGCGGTACGGACCCCTGGGTTTTCGCCCATGCTTGGGCGCCGGCGATTCCGATCGAACGGCTCCTGAATGTTTACATGACGGTTTGGACGCTCGCTGCCATCGGCTTCATCGTGGCCGTCGCGATGACAGATCGCGACCGGCAAAGGGTCGTGCGGTTCCTCGTTCTCTTCTTCTTGGCCTGGGTCTTCCTCGGCAACGTCTTGGCGGTCGCCTTCTCCTCGGTCGGTCCGGTCTTCTACGATCAACTTCTGGGCGGTGATCGTTTTGCGGCGTTGGCCGCAGCGTTGGCGGAGCCACCGTTCGCCGGATCCCAGATTAGTACGGCGCAGGGTTATCTCTGGGCTGCCTATTCCGAAAGCGGCATGGCGCTCGGGTCCGGCATCTCGGCCTTCCCGAGCGTGCATCTCGGTGTCGCGACGATGACCGCGCTTTACATGGGGGAGCGCAGCCGCTGGCTCATCCTGCCGGGTGTCGCCTTCGTCGCGACGATTCTCTTCATGTCGGTCTACACCGGCTATCACTACGCCGTGGACGGCTATTTCTCGATCCTCTTCATGCTCGGTCTCTGGGCGATGTTGCGGCGCGTTCAGAATGCCGAGGCGCGCTGGAACTGGGAGGGGTTCAGCATCCGGCCTCGGCAATTGCGGACCGATCCCTGA
- a CDS encoding electron transfer flavoprotein-ubiquinone oxidoreductase has protein sequence MAEIERESMEYDVVIVGAGPAGLSAAIRLKQLDADLNVVVLEKGSEVGAHILSGAVLDPSGLDALMPDWKEKGAPIKVEVKKDNFYILGEAGQVRIPNWPMPPLMNNHGKYIVSMANVCRWMAEQAEALGVEIFPGMACSELVYGDNGEVKGVVAGVMGLNPDGTPGPNFEPGMELHGKYVFLSEGVRGSLAKEVIAKYDLSKGHCPQKFGLGMKEIWEIDPAKHREGTVTHTAGWPLGKNAGGGSFIYHLENNQVYVGFVVHLNYQNPHLYPYMEFQRFKHHPLVADLLKGGKRVAYGARAISEGGWQSIPKVVAPGVALLGCSAGLVNVPRIKGNHNAMLSGKAAAEAAFAAIGAGRAGDELSAYETDLRSGPIAKDLKKVRNVKPMWSRWGFLASLTLGGFDMWTNNLFGLSLFGTLKHGKSDAAATGEASKFPKIDYPRPDGVLSFDRLTNVSFSATNHEESQPCHLKLKDPSVPIKVNLPKYDEPAQRYCPAGVYEVLEGEDGPRFQINFQNCVHCKTCDIKDPSQNINWTTPQGGDGPNYPNM, from the coding sequence ATGGCCGAGATCGAACGCGAATCGATGGAATATGACGTTGTGATCGTGGGCGCGGGCCCCGCCGGTCTTTCTGCGGCGATCCGGCTCAAGCAACTCGATGCCGATCTGAACGTCGTTGTGCTCGAGAAAGGCTCCGAAGTCGGTGCGCATATCCTTTCCGGCGCTGTCCTCGATCCGTCCGGCCTCGACGCGCTGATGCCCGACTGGAAAGAAAAGGGCGCGCCGATCAAGGTCGAGGTGAAGAAGGACAACTTCTACATTCTCGGCGAGGCCGGCCAGGTCCGCATCCCGAACTGGCCGATGCCGCCCTTGATGAACAACCACGGCAAATACATCGTCTCGATGGCGAATGTCTGCCGCTGGATGGCCGAACAGGCCGAGGCGCTGGGCGTCGAGATCTTTCCGGGCATGGCCTGTTCGGAACTGGTCTACGGCGACAACGGCGAAGTGAAGGGCGTCGTTGCCGGCGTGATGGGGCTGAACCCCGACGGCACGCCCGGGCCGAATTTTGAGCCGGGGATGGAGCTTCACGGCAAATATGTCTTCCTGTCGGAGGGCGTGCGCGGCTCGCTCGCCAAGGAAGTCATCGCGAAATACGACCTGTCCAAGGGTCACTGCCCGCAGAAATTCGGCCTCGGCATGAAGGAGATCTGGGAGATCGACCCCGCGAAGCACCGCGAGGGTACGGTCACCCATACGGCCGGCTGGCCCTTGGGCAAGAACGCGGGCGGCGGGTCGTTCATCTACCACCTCGAGAACAATCAGGTCTATGTCGGGTTCGTGGTGCATCTGAACTACCAGAACCCGCATCTCTACCCCTACATGGAGTTCCAGCGCTTCAAGCATCACCCGCTGGTCGCGGACCTCCTGAAGGGCGGCAAGCGCGTGGCCTACGGGGCACGGGCGATCAGCGAGGGCGGCTGGCAGTCGATCCCGAAGGTCGTGGCGCCGGGCGTGGCGCTTCTTGGCTGTTCGGCGGGTCTTGTGAACGTGCCGCGCATCAAGGGCAACCACAACGCGATGCTCTCGGGTAAGGCGGCGGCGGAAGCCGCGTTCGCGGCGATCGGGGCCGGCCGGGCGGGCGACGAACTGTCCGCCTACGAGACCGACCTGCGTTCGGGGCCCATCGCCAAGGACCTGAAGAAGGTCCGCAACGTGAAGCCGATGTGGTCGCGCTGGGGTTTTCTCGCCAGCCTGACGCTCGGCGGCTTCGACATGTGGACGAACAACCTCTTTGGCCTGTCGCTCTTCGGCACGCTCAAACACGGCAAATCCGACGCGGCAGCGACCGGCGAGGCGTCGAAGTTCCCGAAGATCGACTATCCGCGGCCCGACGGGGTACTCTCGTTCGACCGGCTGACCAATGTCAGCTTCTCGGCGACGAACCACGAGGAAAGCCAGCCCTGTCACCTCAAGCTCAAGGATCCTTCGGTTCCGATCAAGGTGAACCTGCCGAAATACGACGAGCCGGCGCAGCGCTACTGCCCGGCCGGCGTCTACGAAGTGCTGGAGGGGGAGGACGGCCCGCGGTTCCAGATCAACTTCCAGAACTGCGTCCACTGCAAGACCTGCGATATCAAGGACCCGAGCCAGAACATCAACTGGACGACCCCGCAGGGCGGCGACGGGCCCAACTATCCGAATATGTGA
- a CDS encoding tetratricopeptide repeat protein produces MTLPLRPLSLILALGIGAALPARAWDGVAGPYLAGRLASLESDYVAASDYFTRALAADPSNPSLMENAVISQIGRGAIDKALKPAQLLGELGATSQIADLVILADLAAKKDFAGAIAALDKGRSAGPLVDGLFRAWALVGMGQMSDATVAFDKVSEAPGSRAFGLYHKALALASVGDFEGADRIFSGEEGGPLRATRRGVLAHAQILSQLERNADAVELIDKTVGEAADPIFSALRDELKAGKPLPFTVVTSATDGLAEVFFTVATALNGEAADVNTLAYARIAEFLAPNQSDAILLCASILEAQGQHDLATETFNRIPREDPAYVAAELGRTDALIAAGRVDAAIEALQQLAKTVPGRADIWGALGDILRRQERYADAADAYDKAIATFSAEEPGQWVVYYTRGIANEREKNWDKAEVDFRKALELRPDQPAVLNYLGYSYLEMNTNLDEALGMIERAVAARPDDGAIVDSLGWALYRLGRYADAVSTLEKAVELMPVDPVVNDHLGDVYWAVDRKREAEFQWKRALSFEPDTEEEAARIRRKLEVGLDVVLKEEGAEPLAVTKNGN; encoded by the coding sequence GTGACACTCCCCTTGCGCCCGCTTTCCCTCATCCTCGCGCTCGGCATCGGGGCTGCGCTGCCCGCCCGTGCCTGGGACGGAGTGGCCGGGCCTTACCTCGCGGGACGCTTGGCGAGCCTTGAGTCCGACTATGTCGCGGCGTCCGATTACTTCACCCGCGCGCTGGCCGCCGATCCGAGCAATCCCAGTTTGATGGAGAATGCGGTCATCTCCCAGATCGGGCGCGGCGCCATCGACAAGGCGCTGAAGCCCGCCCAGCTTCTTGGCGAACTCGGGGCGACAAGCCAGATCGCCGATCTGGTCATCCTCGCCGACCTTGCCGCGAAGAAGGACTTCGCGGGCGCGATTGCAGCACTCGACAAGGGCCGCAGCGCCGGGCCGTTGGTCGATGGCCTCTTCCGCGCCTGGGCTCTGGTCGGCATGGGCCAGATGTCCGACGCGACAGTGGCCTTCGACAAGGTGTCCGAGGCCCCGGGCAGCCGCGCCTTCGGGCTTTACCACAAGGCGCTGGCGCTGGCCTCCGTGGGCGATTTCGAGGGCGCGGACCGGATCTTCTCAGGCGAGGAAGGCGGGCCCCTGCGGGCAACCCGGCGCGGCGTTCTGGCCCATGCCCAGATCCTCAGCCAGTTGGAGAGGAACGCCGATGCGGTCGAACTGATCGACAAGACCGTGGGCGAAGCGGCAGACCCGATCTTCTCCGCGCTTCGTGACGAGTTGAAGGCCGGTAAACCCCTGCCGTTCACCGTCGTCACGTCCGCGACCGACGGCCTGGCGGAGGTCTTCTTCACCGTGGCGACGGCCTTGAACGGCGAAGCGGCGGATGTGAACACGCTCGCCTATGCCCGGATAGCCGAGTTTCTCGCCCCGAACCAGTCGGATGCGATCCTGCTCTGTGCCTCGATCCTCGAAGCGCAAGGACAGCACGATCTCGCCACTGAGACCTTCAACCGCATCCCGCGTGAAGATCCGGCCTATGTCGCGGCCGAGCTTGGTCGGACAGACGCCCTCATCGCGGCGGGCCGGGTCGATGCGGCGATCGAGGCGTTGCAGCAATTGGCCAAGACAGTGCCCGGCCGCGCCGATATCTGGGGCGCGCTCGGCGATATCCTGCGCCGTCAGGAACGCTATGCCGACGCGGCCGATGCCTATGACAAGGCCATCGCCACCTTTTCGGCCGAGGAGCCGGGCCAATGGGTGGTCTACTACACGCGCGGCATCGCAAACGAGCGCGAGAAGAACTGGGACAAGGCCGAGGTCGATTTCCGCAAGGCCCTGGAACTGCGCCCCGATCAGCCGGCGGTACTGAACTACCTTGGCTACTCCTATCTGGAGATGAACACCAACCTCGACGAAGCGCTCGGCATGATCGAACGTGCCGTGGCCGCGCGGCCGGATGACGGGGCGATCGTCGACAGCCTCGGCTGGGCGCTCTACCGGCTGGGCCGCTATGCCGACGCCGTGTCGACGCTGGAAAAGGCGGTGGAACTGATGCCGGTCGATCCGGTGGTCAACGACCATCTCGGCGATGTCTACTGGGCCGTCGACCGCAAGCGCGAGGCTGAGTTCCAGTGGAAGCGTGCCCTGTCGTTCGAGCCCGATACCGAAGAGGAGGCCGCGCGCATCCGCCGCAAGCTGGAGGTCGGGCTGGACGTCGTTCTGAAGGAAGAGGGTGCGGAGCCCCTCGCCGTCACCAAGAATGGCAATTGA
- a CDS encoding 4-(cytidine 5'-diphospho)-2-C-methyl-D-erythritol kinase, translating to MAIEVAAPAKLNLALHVTGQRPDGYHLLDSFVVFADLGDRIRVEAAKALTLRITGPEAAGLSAGDDNLVRRAARAFGAGRGAAIALEKNLPVASGIGGGSADAAAALKALAQLWDVALPGDAAVLALGADVPVCLAGRPARMSGIGEALAPVPPLPDGLAVVLVNPRVSVATPAVFRALVRKDNAAMEALPDRFADLGALADWLARQRNDLEPAAIATAPVIAKVLDKIAATGPVLTRMSGSGATSFGLFDTLGAATTAAARLAEEHPAWWVRAARVLPSPQG from the coding sequence ATGGCAATTGAGGTCGCGGCGCCCGCCAAGCTGAATCTTGCGCTGCATGTCACCGGCCAGCGGCCGGACGGCTATCATCTGTTGGACAGCTTCGTGGTCTTCGCCGATCTGGGTGACCGGATTCGGGTGGAGGCGGCGAAGGCGCTGACCCTGCGGATCACTGGTCCGGAGGCTGCCGGGCTGAGCGCCGGAGACGACAACCTCGTGCGTCGCGCCGCGCGCGCCTTCGGAGCCGGACGCGGAGCGGCGATCGCCCTCGAAAAGAACCTGCCGGTCGCGTCCGGGATCGGCGGTGGGTCCGCCGATGCGGCGGCGGCGCTGAAGGCTCTTGCGCAGCTATGGGATGTGGCGCTGCCGGGAGACGCGGCGGTTCTGGCGCTCGGTGCCGATGTTCCGGTCTGCCTTGCGGGGCGGCCCGCGCGGATGTCGGGGATCGGCGAGGCGCTGGCGCCGGTTCCGCCACTGCCGGACGGCCTCGCCGTGGTTCTCGTGAACCCGCGCGTATCGGTCGCGACCCCGGCCGTCTTCCGAGCGCTCGTCCGAAAGGACAATGCCGCGATGGAGGCCCTCCCCGACAGGTTCGCGGATTTGGGCGCTCTGGCCGATTGGCTGGCGCGCCAGCGCAACGATCTCGAACCTGCGGCCATCGCGACGGCCCCGGTCATCGCAAAGGTTCTCGACAAAATTGCCGCGACGGGACCGGTTCTGACCCGGATGTCCGGATCCGGCGCCACGTCGTTCGGCCTTTTTGATACACTTGGCGCGGCAACGACCGCCGCAGCCCGTCTGGCGGAGGAGCATCCCGCCTGGTGGGTGCGCGCGGCGCGGGTCCTGCCCTCACCGCAGGGCTGA